Proteins from a genomic interval of Physeter macrocephalus isolate SW-GA chromosome 21, ASM283717v5, whole genome shotgun sequence:
- the LOC112066122 gene encoding LOW QUALITY PROTEIN: cerebellar degeneration-related antigen 1 (The sequence of the model RefSeq protein was modified relative to this genomic sequence to represent the inferred CDS: inserted 1 base in 1 codon; substituted 3 bases at 3 genomic stop codons), with translation MCQRDDVPVPSLGIKRLSPSKSFPGSLPRLENKTAEEQENVEQTPVVPAEVILGQHKARDPKYTGTLETLEDVDIEPAFGRLSSCLEDMEMLEDVEMLEDVEMLEDTEMLEDEQMLEALEMLEDLEMXEDMDFLEDVVFLEDVDFLEDTPLLEDMDFPEDAPFLEDVNFLEDAPLLEDVDFLEDMALSEDVDFLEDAALLEDVDFLEDAPLLEDMDXSGRRGFSGRHGXAGRHEFDGRHSFVGRQGFAGRRGLLGXAGRPGGHWKTWISWKTWLFWKTWIFRKTRIVRKTWIIWKT, from the exons atgtgTCAGAGGGATGATGTGCCAGTTCCATCTCTAGGCATCAAAAGGCTTAGTCCTTCTAAATCCTTTCCTGGATCCCTGCCACGTCTTGAAAACAAGACTGCTGAAGAACAAGAAAATGTGGAACAAACCCCAGTTGTCCCAGCTGAGGTCATCCTAGGGCAGCATAAGGCTAGAGACCCCAAATAT ACCGGTACACTGGAGACGTTGGAAGACGTGGATATTGAGCCTGCTTTTGGAAGACTGAGTAGTTGTTTGGAAGACATGGAGATGCTGGAAGACGTGGAGATGTTGGAAGACGTGGAGATGCTGGAAGACACAGAGATGCTGGAAGACGAGCAGATGCTGGAAGCCCTGGAGATGCTGGAAGACCTGGAGATGTAGGAAGACATGGATTTTCTGGAAGACGTGGTGTTTTTGGAAGACGTGGATTTTCTGGAAGACACCCCTTTGTTGGAAGACATGGATTTTCCGGAAGACGCACCTTTTTTGGAAGACGTGAATTTTCTGGAAGACGCACCTTTGTTGGAAGACGTGGATTTTCTGGAAGACATGGCTTTGTCGGAAGACGTGGATTTTCTGGAAGATGCCGCTTTGTTGGAAGACGTGGATTTTCTGGAAGACGCACCTTTGTTGGAAGACATGG TTTCTGGAAGACGTGGATTTTCTGGAAGACATGGGTAGGCTGGAAGACATGAATTTGATGGAAGACACAGTTTTGTTGGAAGACAAGGATTTGCTGGAAGACGTGGATT ACTTGGATAGGCTGGAAGACCTGGAGGTCACTGGAAGACATGGATTTCCTGGAAGACATGGCTTTTCTGGAAGACATGGATTTTCAGGAAGACCCGAATTGTCCGGAAGACCTGGATTATTTGGAAGACATAG